From Ignavibacteriales bacterium, a single genomic window includes:
- a CDS encoding hemolysin III family protein yields MLSLIKKFRDPVSGLTHFIAFLFSLVALVLLVTNAAIQGTTWHIVAFAVFGTSLILLYGASSMYHLLPLSPPGTTMLRRIDHVMIFVLIAGTYTPVCLIPLRGVWGWSLFGIIWSMAIAGIFQALFWIHAPRWFSTSLYLVMGWIVIIAFYPLVQSIPFGGIIWFVLGGLCYTGGALIYALKRPNPVPGIFGFHEIWHLFVMAGSFCHFWAIFYYV; encoded by the coding sequence ATGTTGTCTCTCATAAAAAAATTCCGCGATCCGGTAAGCGGTTTAACGCATTTCATCGCTTTCCTTTTCTCTCTTGTAGCACTTGTTTTACTTGTAACTAATGCCGCAATTCAAGGAACAACCTGGCACATCGTCGCCTTTGCCGTCTTTGGAACAAGCTTGATTTTGCTGTACGGAGCAAGTTCGATGTACCACCTTCTTCCGCTTTCTCCACCGGGAACTACGATGCTACGCCGCATTGACCACGTTATGATTTTTGTATTGATTGCCGGAACATACACACCTGTATGCCTTATCCCGTTGCGTGGCGTGTGGGGCTGGAGTCTTTTTGGTATTATCTGGAGCATGGCGATTGCCGGAATTTTCCAGGCGCTCTTCTGGATTCATGCACCCCGCTGGTTTTCTACATCGCTTTATCTTGTTATGGGATGGATAGTCATCATCGCATTCTATCCGCTTGTTCAATCAATTCCTTTTGGCGGCATTATTTGGTTTGTTCTTGGCGGGTTGTGTTATACCGGCGGGGCACTTATCTATGCGTTAAAGCGGCCGAATCCTGTTCCCGGCATTTTTGGCTTTCATGAAATCTGGCACTTATTTGTGATGGCTGGCAGCTTCTGCCACTTCTGGGCAATATTTTACTATGTTTGA
- a CDS encoding TonB-dependent receptor, with translation MRTYILLFIVALSYSFAETQEKFDHDTVYQADPVTIIATHASERISPVTFSNLMHSEIKQQYSAQDVPVLLSGLPSITFYSENGNGTGGYSYITLRGFDQQRLSVMVNGVPQNDPEDFSVYWIDFPDLLGSTTNIQVQRGAGSAFYGPPAIGGSINMLAVPFQPKPSVTLESSLGFQEYGATNTIMLSTRKYSATFNSGLVENRYMFYGRLGKLSTDGYRDKSWDDISSYFFGAERLDETMTTRFHFYGGPFCDGLVYNGIPKFYTRDLKLRRSNYNYFELNSTQDTVLYASNRRPQEAEQFSQPHFELLHEWRLSPTITLHNTLFYLQGDGYYDYDGSGLDTSSLHIGTAYGFPTSIDPSNILVRAFVGNKQWGWLPRLEINHETGLLTLGAEFRFHNSLHWGKIAYAENLPMNYDPDYRFYEYNGGKSIISVYGHELYKLDNAMTLMTDLQMVYNRYTLENEKFLNNRFSVPYFFLNPRLGINYNANASINMYISLAYTSREPRLKDLYKAEESIWGSTPQFEADTTGGIVRYDFNKPFAKPEHLFDLELGGVYRDGQTMASVNVFWMEFQDELIKSGTVDIFGEPVMGNADRTRHIGVELQCQTDILTGLTISGNATLSYNRLIRYSVVDHVNNGIVYRNTLDGNPITGSPDLMGNFRLSYNNSNLNASLDAKYVGDFYTDNTKNNLLKNDAYTVVNVMLSYRFTLDSGVFLTVRGETRNLFDALYTMSGEGSEFFPAAERNYILGMSLQL, from the coding sequence ATGCGTACATATATTCTTCTTTTCATTGTTGCATTGAGTTACTCTTTTGCAGAAACACAAGAGAAATTCGATCATGATACTGTGTATCAGGCAGACCCTGTCACCATTATAGCGACCCATGCAAGTGAGCGTATTTCACCGGTAACATTTTCTAATCTCATGCATTCAGAAATCAAGCAACAGTATTCTGCACAAGATGTACCGGTTTTATTGTCCGGACTGCCTTCAATCACATTTTATTCTGAAAATGGGAATGGCACAGGCGGTTACAGTTATATTACTTTACGCGGATTTGACCAGCAACGGCTTTCAGTTATGGTTAATGGCGTACCTCAAAATGATCCTGAGGATTTCAGTGTCTACTGGATCGACTTTCCCGATCTGCTTGGCAGCACAACCAATATCCAGGTTCAGCGCGGCGCCGGAAGTGCATTCTACGGCCCGCCCGCAATTGGCGGTTCAATCAATATGCTTGCAGTTCCCTTTCAGCCCAAGCCAAGTGTGACTCTCGAAAGCAGCCTCGGTTTTCAGGAATATGGCGCAACAAACACTATCATGCTTTCAACTCGAAAATATTCTGCAACATTTAATTCTGGGCTCGTGGAGAATCGGTATATGTTTTATGGACGACTCGGGAAGCTTTCCACTGATGGATATCGTGACAAATCGTGGGATGACATCAGTTCATACTTCTTCGGAGCTGAACGGCTTGATGAAACAATGACAACACGTTTCCATTTTTATGGAGGACCTTTTTGCGACGGGTTAGTATACAATGGCATACCAAAATTCTATACTCGTGATTTGAAACTTCGCCGATCAAATTATAATTATTTTGAATTGAACAGCACCCAGGATACTGTACTCTATGCCTCTAACCGGCGGCCACAAGAAGCAGAACAATTCTCTCAACCTCACTTTGAATTGTTGCATGAATGGCGGCTTTCTCCAACCATCACCCTCCATAACACTTTATTCTATCTTCAGGGAGACGGTTATTATGATTATGATGGATCTGGATTAGATACCTCTTCATTACATATTGGTACGGCCTATGGATTCCCAACTTCAATTGATCCATCAAATATTCTGGTTCGTGCATTTGTCGGGAACAAGCAATGGGGATGGCTGCCGCGTTTGGAAATCAACCATGAAACTGGACTCTTGACTCTTGGCGCAGAATTCCGTTTTCACAATTCTCTCCATTGGGGTAAAATTGCATATGCTGAAAATCTTCCGATGAATTATGATCCTGACTATCGTTTCTATGAATACAACGGCGGGAAGAGTATCATTTCGGTTTATGGACATGAACTCTACAAATTGGATAATGCAATGACACTGATGACCGATCTTCAGATGGTGTACAATCGGTACACACTTGAGAACGAAAAATTCCTGAACAACAGGTTTTCCGTCCCGTACTTCTTTCTCAATCCAAGGCTTGGGATTAATTACAATGCCAACGCATCGATCAATATGTACATCAGTCTTGCATATACATCTCGCGAGCCCCGGCTCAAAGATCTCTATAAAGCGGAAGAATCTATTTGGGGAAGCACTCCGCAATTTGAAGCGGACACAACAGGTGGAATTGTGAGATATGATTTTAACAAACCGTTTGCAAAGCCCGAGCATCTTTTTGATCTTGAACTCGGTGGTGTGTATCGTGATGGACAAACTATGGCATCTGTTAATGTCTTCTGGATGGAATTTCAAGATGAGCTTATTAAAAGCGGAACCGTAGATATTTTTGGAGAACCTGTCATGGGGAATGCAGATCGTACGCGCCACATTGGTGTAGAACTCCAATGCCAAACGGATATTCTCACTGGGCTCACCATAAGCGGAAATGCGACACTCTCATACAATCGTTTAATACGCTACTCTGTCGTCGATCATGTAAATAACGGAATAGTCTATCGTAATACTCTGGACGGCAACCCAATCACCGGATCGCCCGATCTTATGGGAAATTTTCGATTATCGTATAATAATAGCAACCTGAATGCTTCGCTCGATGCAAAATACGTTGGCGATTTTTATACAGATAATACCAAGAATAATCTTTTAAAAAATGATGCATACACGGTCGTCAATGTAATGTTGTCATATAGGTTCACACTGGACTCAGGTGTATTCCTTACGGTTCGTGGGGAAACACGGAACTTGTTTGATGCGTTATATACTATGAGTGGTGAAGGTTCTGAATTTTTCCCCGCTGCTGAACGCAATTACATCCTTGGAATGTCATTGCAATTATAA